The proteins below are encoded in one region of Nitrospira sp.:
- a CDS encoding SRPBCC family protein — protein MGEYEHTTIVNLKPQHVFDFVSDVNNLARYLPTVKNAMPQGSDRVRVQGEAAGHPYDSDGSYHIYKDRRRMEWGSDGENRYNGWLEVKDNERGASASVTVHLSFEPRPELAHQYEQQSGDRDRTIHEGLKNALQSVKNLCEDRKV, from the coding sequence ATGGGTGAGTACGAGCATACAACTATCGTCAACTTGAAGCCGCAACATGTCTTCGACTTTGTCTCGGACGTGAACAATCTTGCTCGGTATCTCCCGACGGTGAAGAACGCTATGCCCCAGGGTAGCGACCGTGTACGAGTTCAAGGCGAGGCTGCCGGACATCCGTACGATTCAGATGGTTCATATCACATCTATAAAGACCGTAGGCGAATGGAATGGGGGTCTGATGGCGAGAACCGATATAATGGTTGGTTGGAAGTTAAAGATAATGAAAGGGGTGCCAGTGCTTCGGTCACTGTCCATCTTTCTTTTGAGCCGCGACCCGAACTCGCTCACCAATATGAACAGCAGAGTGGAGACCGAGATCGTACGATTCATGAGGGTCTCAAAAACGCGCTGCAATCGGTTAAGAACCTATGCGAAGATCGAAAGGTTTAG